Proteins encoded within one genomic window of Balaenoptera musculus isolate JJ_BM4_2016_0621 chromosome 12, mBalMus1.pri.v3, whole genome shotgun sequence:
- the STX11 gene encoding syntaxin-11 — translation MKDRLVEFVELTKRYEQQFPDKDNEFDSPPEDIVFETDHILESLYRDIQDLQEENQQLTADVKRLGKQNTRFLTSMRRLSSIKRDTNSIAKDIKARGESIHRKLSAMKALSEDAEAQHGAHSAVARIARAQYSALTRPFQAAMHEYNQAEMKQRENCKIRIQRQLEIMGKDVSGDQIEDMFEQGKWDVFSENLLADVKGARAALNEIESRHREMLRLESRIRDLHDLFLQMAMLVEQQADTLDVIELNVQKTLDYTGQAKVQVSKAVRYKKKNPCRTVCCFCCPCLN, via the coding sequence ATGAAGGACCGGCTAGTAGAATTTGTGGAGTTAACCAAGCGGTATGAACAGCAGTTCCCAGACAAGGACAATGAATTTGACTCGCCCCCCGAGGATATCGTGTTCGAGACGGACCACATCCTGGAATCCTTGTACCGAGACATCCAGGACCTTCAGGAGGAAAACCAGCAGCTGACTGCCGACGTGAAGCGGCTGGGAAAGCAGAACACCCGCTTCCTCACGTCCATGCGGCGCCTCAGCAGCATCAAGCGCGACACCAACTCGATCGCCAAGGACATCAAGGCCCGGGGCGAGAGCATCCACCGCAAGCTGAGCGCCATGAAGGCGCTGAGCGAGGACGCCGAGGCCCAGCACGGCGCGCACTCGGCCGTGGCGCGCATCGCGCGCGCACAGTACAGCGCTCTCACCCGCCCCTTCCAGGCCGCCATGCACGAGTACAACCAGGCCGAGATGAAGCAGCGCGAAAACTGCAAGATCCGCATCCAGCGCCAGCTGGAGATCATGGGCAAGGACGTGTCGGGCGACCAGATCGAGGACATGTTCGAACAAGGCAAGTGGGACGTGTTCTCCGAGAACCTGCTGGCTGACGTGAAGGGCGCGCGGGCGGCCCTCAACGAGATCGAGAGCCGCCACCGCGAGATGCTGCGGCTGGAGAGCCGCATCCGCGACCTGCACGACCTCTTCCTGCAGATGGCCATGCTGGTGGAGCAGCAGGCGGACACCCTGGACGTCATCGAGCTCAACGTGCAGAAGACCCTCGACTACACCGGCCAGGCCAAGGTGCAGGTGAGCAAGGCCGTGCGGTACAAGAAGAAGAACCCCTGCCGGACCgtctgctgcttctgctgccccTGCCTCAACTAG